TGCTCGCCGGGCCGTCCCGGGAGCGCCGGGTCGCGGCCCGCGCCGCCCGCCCGACCACCCCCGAACGGGCGCGGGTGGGCTGAGGCGGCGTCTCCGGGCCGGACCGCTGCGGGGCGTTCACGGCGGCGGGCGCTGGCGTTGCGTGGCGGCGGAGGTGCCACCTGGCGGTGCGGGTCAACGGCGAAGCGCCCGCTCCGACCGGAGTCGGAACGGGCGCTCGCACCGCTTGCCCGGCGGCGGCGGGCGACACTCACCCCCGTAAGCGTCGCCCGCTCGCGCCGCCGGTTCCACGGGTGGCACCGTCCCCCAACGATGTGCTCCACCCGTTTGGCGCCTCGCTCGGTGCACGGATCTGATCGATCCGCCGCTCCCCCGAACGATTCCGAGCGTGGCGCGGTGCAATAAAGTTAGTTCGCCCAGTTTCCGGATTCAACCTGGATCGCTGTCTCGCCCGTCACAACCACGGCGTCCGATCCGGTCGTCCCCTGCTCCGGGCCTCGGAGGTGGTCAACACGGCGTTCCCGTCGACCATTCCCGTAAACCCTCAGGCGTCCTCCCGTTCGGGGGACTCGGTACGGAAGAAGTTGCTCTGCCGCCCGTCGCGCAACTGCTCCTGGTAGATCAGGTTCAGCCGCCGTGCGTCGAATGTCCGGAACCAGTCGTCCCAGGTGATCACCTGCACCCGGCTGCTCTCCCGGTAGCCCGGGATCTCGAAGGTGAGCACCCCCGGCCGGCCCTCGCGCTCGGTGCCCGCGATGGTGGCCGGCCTGGCGCCCCGGGCCCGCGCCCAGTTGCGGATCACGTCGTGGTTGGTGGTGACGAGGCTGCGGCCGGGACGCTCCGGACGGTCCGCCGGCGAGCTGATCAGCTGCGACGAGCGTACCGAGCGGGCGGTGGACCGGCCGGTGCGCGCACCCGCCGCCGGGGCCGCCGCCTTGCGGGCCGGGGCCGCCTTCGCGCGCGCCGGAGCCGCCTTCGCGCGCGCCGGAGCCGCCTTGGCCCGGGTCGTGGTCGACTTCGCCGCCTTCGCGGGCGCGGCCTTCGCCCCGGTCGCCGCCCGGGTGGTCGTCGACCGCCGGGCCGCCGCCGTGGTGGTCTTCCGGGGCGCCGCCGCCTTGCGGGCCGGCGCCGGGGCGGCCTTCGCCCGGGTCGCCTTCCGGGCGCCCGTCGTCCTCGCCGCCGCGGCCTTCTTCGTGGCGGTCTTCCTCGCCGGGGCGCGACCGGCCGGGCCGGTGCCGCGCCGGGCCGCCCCGCCGCCCTCGGCCCGCAGGGTCCGCGCCAGCGTCTTCACCAGCTCGGGCTTGCGCAGCGCGGAGATGCCCGCGACGCCGCGCCGCCGCAGCTGCCCACGGATGTCGTCCACCTTCATCCGGGAGATCTCCGACTCGGAGATCCCGGGCGTGTTCGGGGTCCGGTTGCCCGCCCGACGTTTCGTCCCGGTCGCCGTTGCGCCGCGACCTGAGCTGTTCCGCTGAGCCATGACACGCTCCTCGACAGTCCGTCTCGGCCTGCGGCGGGTCCCACAACGCCGCACCGCAGCGGTGCGGCATACCCGTCAGGACCGGTCCGAACCTCCGGAGGACGGTTCGAAGAGGTGGGCGAAGGCGGCGAGGTTCGCGGTCGACTCGCCCCGCTTGACCCGCCACTCCCACTCGCGCCGGATCGAACTGCCGAAGCCGATCTCCAGCATCGTGTCGAAGGACTCGTCGGAGTAGGTCAACACGGCGCCGAGCAGCCGGTCCAGCTCGTCGGCGTCGATGCCGGCCGGGTTGACCCGTCCGGTCAGGTAGACGTCGCCGACCGCGTCGATCGAGAAGGAGACCCCGTACATCCGGGCGTTGCGTTGCAGCAGCCAGGCCCAGAGCTCCTCGCGGCGCTCGTCGGGCTGGCGCATCACGAACGCCTCGATCCGCAGCGCGTGCTCGCCGACGATCAGGTTGCAGATCGTCTTGAGCTTGTGGGTGCCCGGCAGGGTCACCGCGTACGAGTGCTCACCGGTCGACTCCCAGTCCAGCTCCCGCTCGGTGCAGACGGACTCGATCAGGGCGGCCAGCTCGCTCTTCGCGCTCATCGCACCCACTCTACGGGCGGCCCGGCACCCGCACCGGACGGCGACGGGTGGCCCGGGTCACCACGAACAGGACAGCGCCGCGTCCCCGGCGAGCTGGACCGACAGCCGGTCCCGGTGCTCCGCGATCGCCTCCCCGTAGACGCCGAGCAGGCCGGAGACGGTCCGCTCCCAGGAGAAGTTCCGCGCGTGCCGGGCCGCGCCGACGGCCAGCCGGTCCCGTCGACCCCGGTCCGGCAGCAGGTGGGCGAGGGTACGCGCCCACTCGTCCGGGTCGTGCCCGTCGACCAGCACCCCGCTGGCCCCGTCCCGCACGGCGGTGACCAGGCCACCGACGGCGGCGGCCACCACCGGGGTGCCGCAGGCCTGCGCCTCCAGCGCCACCAGCCCGAACGACTCGTTGTACGACGGCACCGCGACCAGGTCGGCGGCGCGGTACAGCGCGGGCAGGTCCGCGCCGGTCTGCGGGGGCAGGAACCGCACCCGGTCGGCGAT
This genomic interval from Micromonospora coxensis contains the following:
- a CDS encoding type III secretion system chaperone family protein codes for the protein MSAKSELAALIESVCTERELDWESTGEHSYAVTLPGTHKLKTICNLIVGEHALRIEAFVMRQPDERREELWAWLLQRNARMYGVSFSIDAVGDVYLTGRVNPAGIDADELDRLLGAVLTYSDESFDTMLEIGFGSSIRREWEWRVKRGESTANLAAFAHLFEPSSGGSDRS